A genomic segment from Pseudosulfitobacter sp. DSM 107133 encodes:
- a CDS encoding ATP-binding protein, with the protein MNRDIRKRNLIVMGFVAAVAMASLGVWRYGYVQALERLQRQGFSDLALASDRLTAQLHRYRELAVFMAEHPAVTAVLEGGGAAPAATLFLDVADKTSALDVMLVDFSGRVRAAANGTEGVNLGDTPYVRRAMQGALGTGHGMGTPLQGRAYYYAAPIFGKTSGRVIGAVIVAADVNLLEADWRGSQPAVFLTDQQGEVFLSNRSELLLWRQEAQGLLTTPGARTPPFRLSGIAGHEIWHQNWDPYLPRKGLYIERRLPVIGFQGSALIDVAPAQRIAVLQAAALAALCLAFGALLLVATERRRTLAQANALLEARVAERTAALVGTNAQLRREAAEREEAQAALARAQADLVQAGKLSALGQLSAGISHELNQPLMAIGSFAENGLTFMDKQRPDRARENLSRISDMAKRMARIISNLRAFARQESSPSVQVDVCAVLRSAVEITGPRLREAAVNLTLDTPGTPVWVRGGDVRLGQVFVNLITNAVDAMEGGPERALHITVQGGGQPSVTVSDTGPGIDVPDQVFDPFYTTKSQGGAEGMGLGLSISYGIVQSFGGEIRGRNTDVGAAFTVQLVPWDESEAA; encoded by the coding sequence ATGAATAGAGATATCCGCAAACGCAATCTGATCGTTATGGGCTTTGTCGCGGCTGTGGCAATGGCATCTCTTGGGGTGTGGCGGTACGGCTATGTGCAGGCGCTGGAGCGGTTGCAGCGACAAGGCTTCTCGGATCTGGCGCTGGCCTCGGACCGGCTGACGGCACAATTGCACCGTTATCGTGAACTTGCGGTGTTCATGGCCGAACATCCCGCTGTCACCGCCGTGCTGGAGGGGGGCGGCGCCGCACCTGCCGCAACTTTGTTTCTGGACGTGGCCGACAAGACCTCGGCGCTGGACGTGATGCTTGTGGATTTCTCGGGGCGGGTGCGTGCGGCGGCGAATGGCACGGAAGGGGTCAATCTGGGCGACACCCCCTATGTGCGCCGCGCGATGCAAGGCGCATTGGGCACCGGTCACGGGATGGGCACACCGTTGCAGGGCCGCGCCTATTATTATGCTGCGCCAATCTTTGGCAAAACTTCGGGGCGGGTGATCGGGGCGGTGATCGTGGCCGCGGACGTGAACCTGCTGGAAGCAGACTGGCGCGGGTCGCAGCCGGCGGTGTTTCTGACTGACCAGCAGGGCGAGGTGTTCCTGTCGAACCGCTCCGAGCTGCTGTTGTGGCGGCAGGAGGCGCAAGGGCTGTTGACGACGCCAGGGGCCAGGACACCGCCATTCCGTCTTTCCGGCATCGCGGGCCATGAAATCTGGCACCAGAACTGGGATCCCTACCTGCCCCGCAAAGGGCTTTATATCGAGCGCCGCTTGCCGGTGATCGGGTTTCAGGGCAGTGCGTTGATTGATGTTGCACCGGCGCAGCGCATCGCCGTGTTGCAGGCCGCGGCCCTTGCGGCCTTGTGTCTGGCCTTTGGCGCATTGCTGTTGGTGGCCACCGAGCGGCGGCGCACCCTGGCGCAGGCCAATGCGCTGCTGGAAGCGCGGGTGGCCGAGCGTACTGCGGCCCTTGTCGGCACCAACGCCCAATTGCGGCGCGAGGCGGCCGAGCGCGAAGAGGCGCAGGCCGCACTGGCCCGCGCGCAGGCCGATCTGGTGCAGGCGGGCAAGCTGAGTGCGCTTGGCCAGTTGAGCGCCGGCATCAGCCACGAATTGAACCAGCCGTTGATGGCGATCGGGTCCTTTGCTGAAAACGGACTGACCTTCATGGACAAGCAGCGCCCCGACCGCGCCCGTGAAAACCTGTCGCGGATCAGTGACATGGCCAAACGCATGGCGCGGATCATCAGCAATCTGCGGGCCTTTGCACGGCAGGAAAGCTCGCCTTCGGTGCAGGTGGATGTCTGCGCGGTGCTGCGCAGCGCGGTCGAGATTACCGGCCCACGCCTGCGCGAGGCGGCTGTAAACCTCACGCTTGACACCCCCGGCACGCCGGTCTGGGTACGCGGCGGCGATGTGCGGCTGGGGCAGGTGTTCGTGAACCTGATTACCAATGCGGTGGATGCCATGGAAGGCGGCCCCGAACGGGCGCTGCATATTACGGTGCAGGGGGGCGGGCAGCCGTCGGTGACCGTTTCCGACACGGGGCCGGGCATTGACGTGCCGGATCAGGTGTTCGATCCCTTCTATACCACGAAAAGCCAGGGCGGCGCCGAGGGCATGGGGCTGGGCCTGTCGATTTCCTATGGCATCGTGCAAAGCTTTGGCGGAGAAATACGCGGCAGGAACACCGATGTCGGCGCGGCCTTTACGGTGCAACTGGTGCCATGGGACGAAAGCGAGGCGGCATGA
- a CDS encoding Lrp/AsnC family transcriptional regulator, which produces MTVRIDDTDRKILAELQRDASQSLDDIAKAVGSSKTPVWNRIRKLRDGGVIGQHTVFLDAEALGFEACFFVLIRTSEHDADWQAKFLKALKDHPEVQEAHRLAGDIDYILKVRVKNARAYDVFYQALISEVKVHNVTALLSMEEIKSTTMLPL; this is translated from the coding sequence ATGACTGTTCGCATCGACGACACAGACCGGAAGATTTTGGCAGAACTTCAGCGCGATGCCAGCCAGTCGCTGGACGATATTGCCAAGGCTGTGGGCAGTTCCAAGACCCCTGTCTGGAACCGGATTCGCAAATTGCGCGATGGCGGGGTGATCGGCCAGCACACGGTTTTCCTCGACGCCGAGGCGCTGGGGTTCGAGGCCTGTTTCTTCGTGTTGATCCGCACCTCGGAACATGATGCCGACTGGCAGGCCAAATTCCTGAAGGCGCTGAAAGATCACCCAGAAGTGCAGGAAGCGCACCGGCTGGCAGGCGACATCGACTATATTCTGAAAGTGCGGGTGAAGAACGCGCGCGCCTATGATGTGTTCTATCAGGCGCTGATTTCCGAGGTGAAAGTGCACAACGTGACGGCATTGCTGTCGATGGAAGAGATCAAATCGACCACGATGCTTCCGCTATAG
- a CDS encoding cytochrome P450 — protein MITLDQSPLDPAFLQDPYAFYDMARATGPVLYWSDYGMLAAFDHATVHALLRDKRLGREIPDDLRMPVPDHLRDFYAVEQHSMLEHEPPRHTELRGLVLRAFTSRRIAGLQGDIEEICADLIAQFPRDAGFDLIPAYCTEVPVRVIARLLGVPEDMGPDLLRWSGAMVAMYQAGRDRAIEDAANTAAREFSDFLRGYIDARRNDPRDDLITQLIAAEEDGQKLSTESLIGTCVLLLNAGHEATVHSLGNAVHCLLQNTVPAITPQVVEEVLRYDPPLHMFTRYAYEQVQVGDQTLYPGDQVALMLGAAGRDPAVYAAPERFDPDRKPTAHVAFGGGMHFCVGAPLARLEMQVALSALFTACPDLHEAEAPRYADSYHFHKLERLMVRL, from the coding sequence ATGATAACACTTGACCAATCCCCGCTTGATCCCGCCTTTTTGCAGGATCCCTATGCTTTTTACGACATGGCCCGTGCCACGGGGCCGGTGCTGTACTGGTCCGACTACGGGATGCTGGCCGCCTTTGACCACGCCACGGTGCACGCGCTGTTGCGCGACAAGCGGCTGGGGCGCGAAATTCCCGACGATCTGCGGATGCCGGTGCCCGATCACCTGAGGGATTTCTACGCGGTCGAACAACATTCGATGCTGGAACACGAACCGCCCCGCCATACGGAACTGCGCGGGCTGGTGCTGCGGGCCTTTACCTCGCGCCGGATTGCGGGGCTACAAGGTGACATCGAAGAGATTTGCGCCGACCTGATCGCCCAATTCCCCCGTGATGCCGGTTTCGACCTGATCCCCGCCTATTGCACCGAAGTACCGGTGCGCGTCATCGCCCGCCTGCTGGGTGTGCCCGAGGATATGGGCCCCGACCTGCTGCGCTGGTCCGGTGCAATGGTGGCGATGTACCAAGCGGGCCGCGACCGCGCGATCGAGGATGCGGCCAACACCGCCGCCCGCGAATTTTCCGATTTCCTGCGCGGCTATATCGACGCCCGCCGCAACGATCCGCGCGACGATCTGATTACCCAGTTGATCGCCGCCGAGGAAGACGGCCAGAAGCTGAGCACAGAAAGCCTGATCGGCACTTGTGTGCTGCTGCTCAACGCCGGCCACGAGGCGACGGTGCATTCACTGGGCAACGCCGTACACTGCCTGCTGCAAAACACCGTGCCCGCAATCACCCCGCAAGTGGTCGAGGAAGTCCTGCGTTACGACCCGCCGCTGCATATGTTCACGCGCTATGCCTATGAACAGGTGCAGGTGGGCGACCAAACGCTGTATCCCGGCGATCAGGTGGCGCTGATGCTGGGGGCAGCGGGGCGCGATCCGGCGGTCTATGCGGCCCCCGAACGGTTCGACCCCGACCGCAAGCCAACGGCCCATGTGGCCTTTGGCGGCGGGATGCACTTTTGCGTGGGCGCCCCGCTGGCGCGGCTGGAAATGCAGGTCGCCCTGAGCGCACTGTTCACCGCCTGCCCCGACCTGCACGAGGCCGAAGCGCCGCGTTATGCCGACAGCTATCATTTCCACAAGCTGGAGCGGCTGATGGTGCGCCTATAG